The proteins below are encoded in one region of Effusibacillus dendaii:
- the thiD gene encoding bifunctional hydroxymethylpyrimidine kinase/phosphomethylpyrimidine kinase, with product MTIARALTIAGSDSGGGAGIQADLKTFTVLNVYGMSALTAITAQNTLGVHGIYNLPMEAVEKQIDAVITDIGVDAVKTGMLSQASIIELVSAKVKQYRLSNLVVDPVMVAKGGARLLEQSAQDALITHLLPLAAVVTPNIPEAEVLTGMTIRNVKEMREAANRIREFGPQTVVVKGGHLSGEAVDVIYDGSTFRELQGARVDTRNTHGTGCTFSAAITAELAKGAKVTDAIAVAKQFITCAIEDSLELGGGHGPTNHWAYGKRRQI from the coding sequence ATGACAATCGCGCGTGCATTAACAATCGCCGGTTCCGACAGTGGAGGCGGGGCAGGCATTCAGGCGGATTTGAAGACGTTTACCGTTTTGAATGTGTATGGAATGTCAGCGCTGACTGCGATCACGGCGCAGAATACATTAGGTGTACATGGGATTTATAATCTTCCAATGGAAGCGGTTGAAAAACAGATTGATGCTGTCATAACCGACATTGGAGTGGATGCGGTTAAGACGGGTATGCTGTCGCAAGCTTCCATTATCGAGTTAGTATCCGCCAAGGTGAAACAGTATCGGCTGTCCAATCTGGTGGTCGACCCGGTCATGGTGGCCAAAGGCGGAGCCCGTTTGTTGGAACAGTCTGCACAGGATGCGCTGATTACACATCTGCTGCCGTTAGCTGCCGTTGTAACTCCAAATATTCCGGAAGCGGAAGTGTTGACCGGCATGACGATCCGAAACGTAAAGGAGATGCGGGAGGCGGCCAACCGGATTCGCGAATTTGGACCGCAGACGGTGGTGGTGAAAGGCGGTCATTTAAGCGGAGAAGCGGTAGATGTGATCTATGACGGCAGCACATTCCGTGAGCTGCAGGGCGCCCGTGTTGACACAAGGAACACGCACGGAACGGGTTGTACGTTTTCGGCTGCGATCACTGCTGAACTGGCGAAAGGAGCAAAGGTGACAGACGCCATTGCAGTGGCGAAACAATTTATTACCTGTGCCATCGAAGACTCGCTGGAATTGGGCGGCGGACACGGACCGACCAACCATTGGGCATACGGCAAAAGGCGGCAGATTTAA